Proteins found in one Acidobacteriota bacterium genomic segment:
- a CDS encoding DUF192 domain-containing protein translates to MPVKICKEQHTNMKTIRIVVLILALFLPQKFTKIFLPNGNSIIAEIASTEEERTKGLMFRKKLNQNHGMIFIFEREGRYSFWMKNTLIPLDMIFINSKKIIVDIIENVPPCFIEPCETYVPNEDCQYVLEVNSGKAKKEGLKIGDKLLFNINR, encoded by the coding sequence TTGCCTGTAAAGATATGTAAGGAACAACACACTAACATGAAAACGATAAGAATAGTAGTCTTAATCTTAGCTTTATTTTTACCCCAAAAATTTACAAAAATCTTTCTACCAAATGGAAATTCAATCATTGCTGAAATTGCTTCAACTGAGGAAGAAAGAACCAAAGGATTGATGTTTAGAAAAAAATTAAATCAAAATCACGGAATGATTTTTATATTTGAAAGAGAAGGAAGATATAGCTTCTGGATGAAGAATACATTAATTCCTCTAGATATGATCTTTATAAACTCAAAGAAAATAATAGTGGATATCATAGAAAATGTCCCTCCATGCTTCATCGAACCGTGCGAAACCTATGTGCCAAATGAAGATTGCCAGTATGTGCTTGAAGTAAACTCAGGAAAAGCAAAAAAAGAAGGACTGAAAATAGGAGATAAATTATTGTTCAATATTAATAGATAA